In Lacibacter sp. H375, one DNA window encodes the following:
- a CDS encoding baeRF3 domain-containing protein — translation MNANIALEIREVMGALHYRPSISIILPFEPKMSLKTELMYLLKTAVKKVEDELQAEYPGEMSSLVLAKLNTLIKNLNFNTHKKSIALFVSPVFEKVLYLDVPVEEKIIIDESFEIRDLVFSKKQLHKYLLLLLSGKESRMYLGNSGDLVRIISDRPEHIDAYVNEAPERVANFSDVSDRREIMMKKFLYHIDHSLDIVLNAYQLPLFVMGTDRILGHFKQITRHEKAIVEIIHGNYEESSPAQLKEILQPYINDWKKVKEKDLLNHIEEAAGKKKLAIGMKAVWHDTSHKKGQLLVVEKNYMFPAQRSSTADVIEKLEEPYNRFSYIKDAVDDVIERVLDNGGDVEFVDEGLLQQYEHIVLINYY, via the coding sequence ATGAATGCAAACATTGCACTTGAAATACGAGAGGTAATGGGAGCACTGCATTACAGACCTTCCATTTCAATCATTCTCCCGTTTGAGCCGAAAATGAGTTTGAAAACCGAGTTAATGTATTTGCTGAAAACAGCAGTAAAGAAAGTGGAGGATGAGTTGCAGGCCGAATATCCTGGTGAAATGTCGTCGCTTGTTCTGGCAAAGCTCAATACCCTTATTAAAAATTTAAATTTCAATACGCATAAGAAAAGTATTGCTTTGTTTGTTTCACCTGTTTTTGAAAAAGTATTGTACCTGGATGTGCCAGTTGAAGAAAAGATCATTATTGATGAATCATTTGAGATAAGAGATCTTGTGTTCAGCAAAAAACAATTACACAAATATCTTTTGTTATTGCTGAGTGGAAAGGAAAGCAGGATGTACTTAGGTAACAGTGGTGACCTTGTACGCATCATTTCGGACAGACCTGAACATATTGATGCTTATGTAAATGAAGCACCTGAAAGAGTTGCTAATTTCTCCGATGTCTCAGACCGCCGAGAGATCATGATGAAGAAATTTCTTTATCACATTGATCATTCACTTGATATTGTTTTGAATGCTTATCAGCTGCCTTTGTTTGTAATGGGTACCGATCGAATACTGGGGCATTTCAAACAGATCACACGACATGAAAAAGCTATTGTGGAAATCATACATGGTAATTATGAGGAGAGTTCGCCTGCGCAGCTGAAGGAAATATTGCAGCCATATATCAACGATTGGAAGAAAGTGAAAGAAAAAGATCTGCTCAACCACATCGAGGAGGCCGCAGGCAAAAAGAAACTGGCTATCGGCATGAAAGCTGTTTGGCACGATACTTCACATAAGAAGGGACAGTTGCTGGTGGTAGAGAAAAATTACATGTTTCCTGCACAACGAAGTTCAACTGCTGATGTAATTGAAAAACTCGAGGAGCCGTACAACCGGTTCTCCTATATTAAAGATGCAGTGGATGATGTAATAGAACGTGTGCTGGATAATGGTGGTGATGTTGAATTTGTAGATGAAGGATTATTACAGCAGTATGAGCATATTGTGCTGATCAATTATTACTGA
- a CDS encoding 2TM domain-containing protein, producing MKEERDAELWQQAKARADFKTHLISFVIINGMLWIIWLVTAGIGTHPWPIWPTMGWGVGVVFNYLAVYKFNDTAKKEYEKLKKHHVQ from the coding sequence ATGAAAGAAGAAAGAGATGCCGAATTATGGCAGCAGGCAAAAGCAAGGGCTGATTTTAAAACACACCTGATCAGCTTTGTAATCATAAATGGTATGCTGTGGATTATATGGCTGGTTACAGCAGGTATTGGCACGCATCCATGGCCCATATGGCCAACAATGGGCTGGGGAGTTGGGGTAGTGTTTAATTATTTAGCCGTTTATAAATTTAATGATACAGCAAAGAAGGAATATGAGAAGTTAAAAAAGCATCATGTACAATAA
- a CDS encoding outer membrane lipoprotein-sorting protein, with protein sequence MNNIVHRKFIWKQLPLLLWFLLPFFLFGQTAKEIVQKADSRMRGNTSIVEITIKTVRPSWSRTMDVKAWTKGTDYSLILVQSPAKDKGIVFLKRKKEVWNWMPSLERIIKLPPSMMSQSWMGTDFTNDDLVKESSVLKDYDHSLIGDTVIGSRNCYIIQMIPKAEAAVVWGKLIVCIDKTDFIELHTRFYDEEGVLINSMNGYDVKLMDGRLIPTRFEMIPADKRNHKTEMIYRSVQYDRPINDGFFTTEKMKVVS encoded by the coding sequence ATGAACAATATTGTACATCGAAAATTTATATGGAAGCAGTTGCCGTTATTATTATGGTTTCTGCTTCCATTTTTCCTTTTTGGGCAAACCGCAAAGGAAATTGTACAAAAGGCTGATTCCAGGATGAGAGGCAATACTTCAATTGTAGAGATCACCATAAAAACAGTGCGCCCTTCCTGGAGCAGAACCATGGATGTAAAAGCATGGACAAAAGGAACAGATTATTCGCTGATTCTTGTTCAATCGCCTGCAAAAGATAAAGGCATTGTATTTCTGAAACGCAAAAAGGAAGTGTGGAACTGGATGCCTTCGCTTGAACGCATTATTAAACTTCCACCTTCTATGATGAGCCAAAGTTGGATGGGCACTGATTTTACCAACGATGACCTGGTAAAAGAATCTTCTGTATTAAAGGATTATGATCACTCACTTATTGGTGATACAGTCATTGGCAGCCGCAATTGTTATATTATTCAAATGATTCCGAAAGCAGAAGCGGCTGTGGTATGGGGCAAGCTGATTGTATGTATTGACAAAACAGATTTTATTGAACTTCATACCCGCTTTTATGACGAAGAGGGAGTACTCATTAATAGTATGAATGGTTATGATGTAAAACTGATGGATGGACGACTGATTCCTACACGGTTTGAAATGATTCCTGCAGATAAACGAAATCATAAAACCGAAATGATCTATCGTTCGGTACAGTATGACCGTCCAATCAACGATGGATTTTTTACAACAGAAAAAATGAAAGTTGTTTCATAA
- a CDS encoding ABC transporter permease, with protein MLLKLAWKNMWRNRNRTIITMASIFFAVILSVSTSSLRDGIFDNLVKNVVSFYTGYVQVHKAGYNDEQILDNSFAASPETEQTILQDKNVKGITARLESFALASSESITKGCMVVGIEPEKENQITLLKDKVTAGTYLNKNDNSILLAEGLAKRLQLKLHDTLVLIGQGYHGSTAAGKFHIKGLLHFGSPDLNDKVLFMPLSTAQEFYSAYGMLTSYILLLHNTKSAESTAVDVNQLLGNNYEVLSWGELIPDIKQHIETDTNNAKYVQGVLYMLICFGIFGTLLVMMVERKFEMGMLVAIGMKKIRLMLLLLMESVFTVLGGCMLGIIASIPLLYYFNRNPITIGGETAATYERFGFEPIFPTSLDASNFIRQGIIVLVIGLVLSLYPMYKAMRINPVTAMKK; from the coding sequence ATGCTGTTAAAGCTCGCCTGGAAAAATATGTGGCGTAACCGCAACCGCACCATTATTACAATGGCGTCGATCTTCTTTGCTGTAATATTATCGGTTAGTACCAGCAGCCTTCGGGATGGTATTTTTGATAATCTTGTAAAAAATGTAGTAAGTTTTTATACAGGTTATGTGCAGGTACATAAAGCTGGTTACAACGATGAACAAATATTGGATAATAGTTTTGCGGCATCTCCTGAAACAGAACAAACCATTTTACAGGACAAAAATGTAAAAGGCATAACAGCCCGGTTAGAATCTTTTGCTCTGGCATCATCTGAGAGCATTACCAAAGGCTGTATGGTAGTGGGTATTGAACCTGAAAAAGAAAATCAAATCACTTTACTTAAAGATAAAGTCACTGCCGGTACTTATTTAAACAAAAATGATAACAGTATACTGTTGGCAGAAGGGCTGGCGAAACGCCTGCAATTAAAATTGCATGATACGCTTGTACTTATTGGCCAGGGTTATCATGGTAGTACTGCTGCAGGTAAATTTCATATTAAGGGTTTATTACACTTCGGTTCGCCCGACTTGAATGATAAAGTATTGTTTATGCCGTTGTCAACCGCACAGGAATTTTACAGTGCATACGGTATGCTCACATCTTATATTCTTTTGCTGCATAATACAAAATCAGCAGAATCAACTGCAGTAGATGTAAACCAACTGCTCGGGAATAACTATGAAGTGCTCAGCTGGGGAGAGCTTATTCCCGACATTAAACAACATATTGAAACCGATACCAACAATGCCAAATATGTACAAGGTGTATTGTATATGCTCATCTGCTTTGGCATTTTTGGTACACTGCTGGTGATGATGGTGGAACGAAAATTTGAAATGGGTATGCTGGTTGCGATTGGTATGAAAAAGATAAGACTCATGCTGTTGTTGTTAATGGAATCTGTATTTACGGTTCTCGGTGGCTGTATGCTGGGCATTATTGCCAGTATTCCGCTGCTGTATTATTTCAACCGGAACCCAATAACGATTGGCGGAGAAACTGCAGCTACCTATGAGCGCTTTGGGTTTGAACCCATATTTCCAACATCGCTTGATGCATCCAATTTTATAAGGCAGGGAATTATTGTTCTCGTCATTGGTTTGGTTTTATCGTTGTACCCGATGTATAAAGCAATGCGTATAAATCCGGTTACTGCTATGAAGAAATGA
- a CDS encoding GyrI-like domain-containing protein, translating into MKKKIKNGMLLFTVLSVAGSIVNAQGISRVTLQPMKVVYIIDSVVTADSFPVKMGKDYGLLFSLIGQQQLKPGRIMGIYHTAAPPFIFDVAVEVDREPDQLTGAVQFKTIEGGDAVVVHFKGPYEQIEKAYLQIEEWLKKNNKQRAGPPMEVYLNDPATVKDKYELLTDVYQLIK; encoded by the coding sequence ATGAAAAAGAAAATTAAAAATGGTATGCTCTTATTCACTGTTTTATCAGTAGCAGGCAGCATTGTAAATGCACAGGGAATTTCAAGAGTTACCCTGCAACCCATGAAAGTGGTTTACATTATTGATTCGGTTGTAACAGCCGACAGCTTTCCGGTAAAGATGGGGAAAGACTATGGATTATTGTTTTCATTGATCGGGCAGCAGCAATTAAAACCAGGCAGAATAATGGGTATCTATCATACAGCTGCTCCACCTTTTATTTTTGATGTGGCAGTAGAAGTTGATCGGGAACCTGATCAATTAACCGGTGCAGTACAATTTAAAACCATTGAAGGCGGCGATGCTGTTGTTGTGCATTTCAAAGGACCGTATGAACAAATTGAAAAAGCTTATCTGCAAATAGAAGAATGGCTAAAGAAGAATAATAAACAAAGGGCCGGACCACCAATGGAAGTGTATTTAAATGACCCTGCAACAGTAAAAGACAAATATGAATTGCTGACGGATGTTTATCAATTGATCAAGTAG
- a CDS encoding nucleotidyltransferase domain-containing protein, translated as MKHPANNISLSKIFHSMADCYSYLGATERFRAIAYENAAKMLFNMSEDISLYKDVKTLDELGGIGESIATKILEYLHTGKIKTYEQLKKKVPFELLELMNITGFGPATLRTLHKQLHINTKEDLIDALLHNRLSKLKGFGPKKISNMMQALKLEKENKQRLALADAEKIGNKLLALVKTFPGVQHAELAGSLRRRKETIGDIDLIITANEKDRKKIISKFTSIPGIEKIIAAGRTKASIVLKEQQVQVDVRIVSNHEFGAAMLYFTGSKEHNIKLRSIAKERGFKINEYGIFNEQDEWLAGETEEEMYRFLGMNYIPPEKRLNKGEIEQAMSKKRDEILNKKHL; from the coding sequence ATGAAACATCCGGCAAATAATATCAGTCTTTCAAAAATTTTTCACAGCATGGCCGATTGCTACAGTTATCTGGGAGCAACTGAGCGCTTTCGTGCGATTGCCTATGAAAACGCTGCGAAAATGCTGTTTAACATGAGTGAAGACATTTCGTTGTATAAAGATGTGAAGACGCTTGATGAACTGGGAGGCATTGGCGAAAGTATTGCTACAAAAATTCTGGAGTACTTGCATACCGGAAAAATAAAAACTTATGAACAACTCAAAAAGAAAGTACCGTTTGAATTACTGGAGCTGATGAATATCACTGGTTTTGGTCCGGCCACTTTGCGAACTTTGCATAAGCAACTGCATATAAATACGAAAGAAGACCTGATAGATGCATTGCTGCATAACCGCCTGAGCAAACTGAAAGGCTTTGGACCTAAAAAGATCAGCAATATGATGCAGGCGCTGAAACTGGAGAAAGAAAATAAACAACGGCTGGCACTTGCTGATGCAGAAAAGATTGGCAACAAACTACTGGCTTTGGTGAAAACATTCCCCGGTGTACAACATGCAGAACTGGCAGGCAGTTTGAGGAGAAGAAAAGAAACGATTGGCGATATTGACCTGATCATTACAGCCAACGAAAAAGACCGGAAAAAGATCATCAGCAAATTCACAAGTATCCCTGGAATTGAAAAAATAATAGCAGCAGGGCGCACCAAAGCAAGCATCGTATTAAAAGAGCAGCAGGTACAGGTGGATGTGCGTATAGTCAGTAATCATGAATTTGGAGCGGCCATGCTGTATTTCACCGGTTCAAAAGAACACAACATTAAACTCCGCAGCATTGCAAAAGAGCGTGGCTTCAAAATAAATGAATACGGCATTTTCAATGAACAGGATGAGTGGCTGGCCGGAGAAACAGAAGAAGAGATGTACAGGTTTTTGGGGATGAACTATATCCCGCCGGAAAAGCGGCTCAACAAAGGCGAGATTGAACAGGCCATGAGTAAAAAAAGGGACGAAATATTAAATAAAAAACATTTATGA
- a CDS encoding universal stress protein — protein sequence MKKILLAFDGTHFSNGAFQFARQLNELEPALVTGAFLPQAQAANLWSYADGMSGPMFVPLVEERNTEVMKANMEKFETLCRKNGMEYRVHEDLYDFALPELKAETRFADVLVIGSEVFYENLGGKLNEYLQDVLHRSECPVVVVPEKYDFPKTNILCYDGSESSVYAIKQFAYLFPELTKHPTLLVYVHEDGKNEFPQQVNIEELVTRHFSDLTLMKLDMRPEKYFSTWINNRESALVVSGAFGRSAISQLIRKSLVREVIAEHKLPVFIAHR from the coding sequence ATGAAAAAGATTCTGCTGGCATTCGACGGAACTCATTTTTCAAACGGTGCATTTCAATTTGCCCGTCAACTGAATGAGTTGGAACCTGCTTTAGTAACCGGCGCCTTTTTGCCACAGGCACAAGCCGCCAACTTATGGAGCTATGCCGATGGCATGAGCGGCCCTATGTTTGTTCCTTTAGTAGAAGAACGTAATACGGAAGTGATGAAAGCAAACATGGAAAAGTTTGAAACACTCTGCCGTAAAAACGGGATGGAATACCGTGTGCATGAAGACCTGTATGATTTTGCGCTGCCTGAACTGAAGGCTGAAACAAGATTTGCTGATGTATTGGTGATAGGCAGTGAAGTGTTTTATGAAAATCTTGGTGGGAAATTGAATGAGTATCTACAGGATGTGTTGCATCGTTCAGAATGCCCTGTTGTAGTAGTGCCGGAGAAATATGATTTTCCGAAAACAAACATTCTTTGTTACGATGGCAGTGAATCATCAGTTTATGCCATTAAACAATTTGCATACCTGTTTCCTGAATTAACAAAACATCCCACTTTACTGGTATATGTCCATGAAGACGGGAAGAATGAATTTCCACAGCAGGTAAATATTGAAGAACTCGTTACCAGACATTTCAGCGATCTCACATTAATGAAGCTTGATATGAGGCCTGAGAAGTATTTCAGCACATGGATAAATAACCGTGAAAGTGCTTTGGTGGTATCCGGTGCATTTGGACGTTCTGCTATTTCACAACTCATCCGCAAAAGTTTAGTGCGGGAGGTGATTGCAGAACATAAGTTACCCGTATTTATCGCACACAGATAG